Genomic segment of Nitrososphaerota archaeon:
GTAGCCCTGAAGACTGGCTTACTAAGATAAACACATACGCCGAACTAGGCTTCGAACGCTTCATAATATTCCTACCAGACGCCTACAATGAGCGGACGCAGAACCTACTTTAAGAAGGAGTCATATCAAAATTAGTGTGAAAGGAAATCTATAAAATCTTTGAAGGTTTTGGACAAACTCATAGCTTTTTCGATATCTATTTCTTTTGCTAACCGCTTGTAGACCTCTGGACTTTTAACATAGTATTTACCCATTCTCTGCATCGCTTTCTTGAGCTCCTCCTCTGGATCTAGTATCTCCTCGGGGCTAGTTAGGGAGAGCCCTGCGAGTATCCACGCCTCTATGCTTCTCTTGACTGGTAGAACACGCGCCCGCATATTCTGCTTTTCTAGCTGCTTGATTCTACTCGCTAGCCGCTCTATGATGGGAGTTCTGTCTATACCTGATCTATGAACATCCTTAAGTACTATGGCTTTTCAAATTTTCCCATATAGATTGTCAGAATGCGGTACGCTTTTTCGGGCTTATTCCCGCGCATAAAAACTATTTTGCACGCTGTGTTGAGTCTCTCTGCGACCCCTCTGATGAAAGCTTGGTCGGTCGGCCCTTCGACTACTATGAGGGTGCCGCTCAAAGCGCGCCGCCGATTATCCCGGAGTACCAGGCTTCGCCTAGGCTGCCGCCTTCCTCGAGAAAGCGCTTTACCTGCTCCATCTCGCTTGTGCTGGTCAGCTTCTCCACCTTGGTTTCTAAATCCTCTTTTCTCACTAGGTAAACTTCCTCTGCTTTAGCGTGATCCAGTAAGTAGGGTGAATGTGTCGTCATAATGATCTGAGATGGGGAGTCTCTAGCCAACTGCATTAAGCTTTCAAGTAGATAAGGGTGTATGCAGTTTTCAGGTTCCTCCAAAACTACTAAGCTGAAACCACCGTATAGAGCGGAGATTATGGCGAGGATACGCAAAGTACCGTCAGAAATATTATGTGGCTTTAGCGGCTCCTCTAAACCTTTAAGTTTAAGCCATATCTCAACATCGGCTCCCTCTATATGTGGTATAATCTCCTCGACTTCTGGAATCATGTTCCGTAACGTTTCTTCGATTCGCCCAAAATCTCTTCGCCTCTCGGTATAGAGGTAAAGAAGATAGCGAGCCAAATTTTTCACCGTGGTACTTCAGAAAAGGTTTTTCTGTAACGCTATTTTTAAGCCGAAGAGCATCTGGAGCAAAAGAGTGAACAGAAATTCTTCTTAAACTAGATGCTAACTCGCGGATTTCGGCTTCTATATTTGCGGGAAGAGCAAGTAATATACTTTTATTTACAACCACTTTGTCATAATAGTAAGCTTCTCCAAGCGAAAAATGTGAACTACCATCTTTAGTGCGTAACACACCAGTACCGCCTTCATAAGAAATGACCAGCTGATCACGTGCAAATATTTGCTCCAAGTACTTCTCCTTGTTAAATTCTAATCCATATGTGTATTTGCGGTATCTAATAAGTGCTCCTAACCCAATATATATGCTCACAGTTGGATCGAAATTGAAAGACAAGTCCCTCAAGCTAGCATAGCCCTCTAAAACAGGCACTCCTTCTCTTGCGTGTTTCGCTAGTAGCCGAAAGATCTTTGCAATGTTGCTTTTCCCGCTAGCGTTCGGCCCTATGAAGATGTTCACCTTCCCAAGTTCTATAGTGACACTCCTGAGGCTCAGAAAGTTTTCGACATGGATGCCTGTAAACATGTTTTGCAACCGTTCGTCTTAATTGATTTTTAAGTATAAAAACTTACTAGGGTAGTTCACATCACATCCGGAGGTTTGAATAGAATTTTTGTAACTTATTAGTAGAGGTATGCTTTAAGGGGGCGCTGAGCCGCTTTCAAAACAAACTTCATGACATCCTCTAAATCATTAAACTTAAGCCACTTTTCTTTTTCACCAGCCACAAGAAGCCCGGTCTTCTCGTCTCTGATGGCATCACAGACGTTGACTGTAAACCCTTCTGTTGACTTAGATAGGAAGATGAAGCCGCCTTCGCTGAACTCGCCGAGCGAACCCTTGATTCTGATCCCGGCGTCGAAGTCTAGGTGTGTGAGCGCCTCTCTAACTTCTTTGAATGATCTCAGCTTCTTCTCCCTATAGCCCTCCATCACTCAGCCTAATGTTATTGACCATTAAAGTATTTACCCGACCTAAGCGTAGAAATGCTCAGATAGTTTGCCGCTTAAAGTCTACAACACGTATAGCCGCAGAGTGGAGGTCTTCACACCTATTACCGAAGGTTTGGTTAAGATGTTCGTCTGCGGACCAACGGTCTATGATTACCTCCACTTGGGGCACGCTAGAACCTACATATTCTATGATGTAGTAGCCAGATACCTAAGATACTTAGGGTATAGGGTCAACTTTATCATCAACATAACAGATATCGATGATAAGATATTTGAGAAGGCTAAGAGAGAGGGAAGGTCTGCGAGCGAAATAGCCTCCAAATACAAGGAGGCTTGCATAGAAGACTTAAAAAGCATAGGTGTTGAAACCGTAACCCTATTCGCGCAAGCATCAGCCTACCTACCTCAGATGATTCAGCAGATACAAACTCTGCTGGAGAAGGGCTACGCCTATAAGACAAGCCGCAATATCTACTTTGATACATCAAAGTTCCCTGCCTTCGGTGCATTATCGCATCAGAGTAGGGCTGAGCTCTCCCTACGCAGAATCGATTTGGATCCTGAGAAAAAGAATCCTACGGACTTCATCCTATGGCGAAATGTTGATGAAGATGAGGAGGGTTTCGATAGCCCGTTTGGCTGGGGTAGACCTGGTTGGCATATAGAGGATACGGCCATCTCCATAACACACTTCAGTAACTCATACGATGTGCACGGCGGTGCTGTTGAGCTCATATATCCGCACCACGAAGCTGAAATAGCTCAAGCTGAAGCGTATACAGGTCACAAACCATTCGTAAAATATTGGGTGCACACAGGTCTACTAAAGCTAGGTGGGGAGAAGATGGCGAAGTCTTCGGGGAACTACATAACGATAAGAGATGCTCTGGAGAAGTGGAACCCAAATCTACTCAGGCTCTACTTCCTCTCAACGAAATACAGGAGGAGCATGATCTTCGATGAGGAGAAGATGATGAAGCTCAAAAGTAAGCTCAGAGCCGTCGAGAAACTCTGGGACAGTTGCCAAAGATTATCTTCAACAGATGGGCAAGGTAATTTGAGCCCTAAGATCAGAGCCCTAAAGCAGCGTTTCACCGCACACATGAACGAGGATTTCAACACACCAGCAGCAATCCAAGCCCTCTATGAAGTGGCAGAGCTTATCAACACATCAACAGCAATGCAAGCAGAGGGTATACTGAAGAATTCTTATCAAACCATAGCAGGCATCCTTGCTGTCCTCGGTTTATTCTCAGTGAAACACAATTGGAGCATCTAGCATTAGATAGAAACGAACTGCTATTCTTCTCTTTATGGTCAAGGCAGAAGGTAAGTAAGCGTCTTACCCTCCTTTACAACCCTAATCTCTCTGATGATTTCTTATTCAACCACGCACGCTTAACTGCCCCACAAGAAACCTTAGGCTACAAGGATCTAAGATATGTGAAGAAATTCTATTCTCGCCTCGGGATAAAGCCAACGCTAATCTTAAACTCTAAACCCGATAGCGGCCAAAAGCATCTGCTCAGCAGAGAAG
This window contains:
- a CDS encoding DUF4276 family protein codes for the protein MRARVLPVKRSIEAWILAGLSLTSPEEILDPEEELKKAMQRMGKYYVKSPEVYKRLAKEIDIEKAMSLSKTFKDFIDFLSH
- a CDS encoding ATP-binding protein, which produces MIPEVEEIIPHIEGADVEIWLKLKGLEEPLKPHNISDGTLRILAIISALYGGFSLVVLEEPENCIHPYLLESLMQLARDSPSQIIMTTHSPYLLDHAKAEEVYLVRKEDLETKVEKLTSTSEMEQVKRFLEEGGSLGEAWYSGIIGGAL
- a CDS encoding cysteine--tRNA ligase; this encodes MPLKVYNTYSRRVEVFTPITEGLVKMFVCGPTVYDYLHLGHARTYIFYDVVARYLRYLGYRVNFIINITDIDDKIFEKAKREGRSASEIASKYKEACIEDLKSIGVETVTLFAQASAYLPQMIQQIQTLLEKGYAYKTSRNIYFDTSKFPAFGALSHQSRAELSLRRIDLDPEKKNPTDFILWRNVDEDEEGFDSPFGWGRPGWHIEDTAISITHFSNSYDVHGGAVELIYPHHEAEIAQAEAYTGHKPFVKYWVHTGLLKLGGEKMAKSSGNYITIRDALEKWNPNLLRLYFLSTKYRRSMIFDEEKMMKLKSKLRAVEKLWDSCQRLSSTDGQGNLSPKIRALKQRFTAHMNEDFNTPAAIQALYEVAELINTSTAMQAEGILKNSYQTIAGILAVLGLFSVKHNWSI
- a CDS encoding AAA family ATPase, which translates into the protein MFTGIHVENFLSLRSVTIELGKVNIFIGPNASGKSNIAKIFRLLAKHAREGVPVLEGYASLRDLSFNFDPTVSIYIGLGALIRYRKYTYGLEFNKEKYLEQIFARDQLVISYEGGTGVLRTKDGSSHFSLGEAYYYDKVVVNKSILLALPANIEAEIRELASSLRRISVHSFAPDALRLKNSVTEKPFLKYHGEKFGSLSSLPLYREAKRFWANRRNVTEHDSRSRGDYTTYRGSRC